The Paenibacillus sp. FSL R7-0204 genome includes a region encoding these proteins:
- a CDS encoding amino acid permease, which translates to MNQTSGSAGKDKKLKWWQLSLLGIAGTIGTGYFLGSGLAITIGGPAVLLVYLLAAAGTYVVFDALARMTAAQPEQGSFRSYAKQGFGSWAGFGSGWLYWFSELLIMGSQLTALAIFSRFWFPGVPMWIFAAGYAVVALGIVFFGNKGFDRVENVLAVIKVAAILMFLVIAAMLLAGWIGGGKFTPKVPLSYKEVFPSGGIGVWSAFIFAFYAYGGIEVLGIMSYRLQKPEEAPKAGKVMLLGLGTVYILSIGLAVIMVPLSAFNPKESPFVLALRSDHLAFVPHLFNGVLIIAGFSTMTASLYAITSMMITLAQEGDAPKVFSRKWKDKYPLLALCLIASGLTGTVIMALLLPGKVYEYITTAAGLMILYNWAFILLSSGKLLKGGVLSAVKRWSGLVLILVAVTGTLFHKLSRPGFYISLLIVSFIALGDWIVQHIRKQQDAPVKESGPEEQAGGYPSLPGGPAFRIKGIRLRKNKI; encoded by the coding sequence ATGAATCAGACTTCTGGATCAGCGGGAAAAGACAAGAAACTGAAGTGGTGGCAGCTAAGCCTGCTCGGCATTGCGGGGACAATCGGCACCGGGTATTTCCTCGGCTCGGGGCTGGCAATCACAATCGGCGGACCGGCGGTGCTGCTGGTGTACCTGCTCGCGGCGGCGGGAACGTATGTCGTCTTCGATGCCCTGGCCCGGATGACGGCGGCACAGCCGGAGCAAGGCTCTTTCCGCTCCTATGCCAAGCAGGGCTTCGGGAGCTGGGCGGGCTTCGGCAGCGGCTGGCTGTACTGGTTCTCGGAGCTGCTCATTATGGGTAGCCAGCTTACGGCACTGGCCATCTTCTCGCGGTTCTGGTTCCCGGGCGTACCGATGTGGATTTTTGCAGCGGGGTATGCGGTAGTCGCTCTGGGGATTGTATTCTTCGGGAACAAAGGCTTCGACCGGGTGGAGAACGTGCTGGCCGTCATCAAGGTGGCGGCTATTCTTATGTTCCTGGTGATAGCGGCTATGCTACTGGCAGGCTGGATCGGCGGCGGCAAGTTCACCCCGAAGGTTCCGCTCAGCTATAAGGAGGTGTTCCCGTCCGGGGGCATTGGGGTATGGTCCGCCTTTATCTTTGCCTTCTATGCGTATGGCGGGATTGAGGTGCTGGGGATTATGTCTTACCGGCTGCAGAAGCCGGAGGAGGCGCCGAAGGCGGGAAAGGTGATGCTGCTGGGGCTGGGAACCGTGTATATTTTGTCCATTGGACTGGCGGTGATTATGGTGCCGCTTAGTGCTTTTAACCCGAAGGAAAGCCCGTTCGTACTGGCCCTGCGCAGCGACCATCTGGCCTTCGTGCCCCATTTGTTCAACGGGGTGCTGATCATTGCCGGGTTCTCCACGATGACGGCATCGCTGTATGCGATTACCTCAATGATGATTACGCTGGCCCAGGAGGGGGATGCACCTAAGGTGTTCTCCAGGAAGTGGAAGGACAAGTATCCGCTGCTGGCACTGTGCCTGATTGCGAGCGGTCTGACGGGGACGGTGATTATGGCCTTGCTGCTGCCGGGAAAAGTATATGAATACATCACCACCGCCGCCGGACTGATGATTCTGTATAACTGGGCGTTCATCCTGCTCTCCTCGGGCAAGCTGCTGAAGGGGGGCGTGCTTAGCGCCGTGAAACGCTGGAGCGGGCTGGTGCTGATTCTGGTAGCGGTTACAGGCACCCTGTTCCATAAGCTGAGCCGCCCGGGCTTCTATATCAGCCTGCTGATTGTCTCGTTCATTGCGCTGGGGGACTGGATTGTTCAGCATATCCGCAAGCAGCAAGATGCTCCGGTTAAGGAATCCGGGCCGGAAGAGCAGGCTGGCGGCTATCCTTCGCTGCCAGGAGGACCCGCGTTCAGGATTAAGGGCATCCGGCTGCGGAAGAACAAGATCTAA
- a CDS encoding LysE family transporter, producing the protein MVLGLSLSAPIGPINAAQLDKGLRGGFMHAWVVGLGAISSDIIYMLLVYFGMIHLLDAPFIKAFLWLFGFFVLVYTGVESIRHSGELSGAEMRGSEASLSRSFTSGFLMSLFNPLSILFWLGIYGSILAKAVNEYPMQQLLVYSGAIVLGILLWDVTMAAASSMFRKFLTVRVLRAVSVLSGLSLVGFGFYFGVQAARLLFFH; encoded by the coding sequence ATGGTACTCGGATTATCCCTGTCGGCACCGATCGGCCCCATCAATGCGGCCCAGCTGGACAAAGGTCTGCGTGGAGGCTTCATGCATGCCTGGGTAGTCGGCCTCGGTGCGATCAGCTCCGATATCATCTACATGCTGCTGGTTTATTTCGGCATGATTCACCTGCTGGATGCCCCATTTATCAAGGCTTTCCTGTGGCTGTTCGGTTTCTTTGTCCTTGTCTACACCGGAGTAGAGAGCATCAGGCATTCGGGGGAATTGTCGGGAGCAGAGATGAGGGGAAGCGAGGCCTCCCTGTCCAGATCCTTCACCTCCGGGTTCCTGATGTCACTGTTCAATCCCCTGTCCATCCTGTTCTGGCTTGGAATCTATGGCTCGATCTTAGCCAAGGCGGTCAATGAGTATCCGATGCAGCAGTTATTGGTCTACAGCGGTGCCATCGTCCTCGGGATTCTGCTATGGGATGTGACCATGGCGGCCGCCTCCAGCATGTTCCGCAAATTCCTGACCGTCCGGGTACTGCGGGCCGTCTCAGTATTATCCGGCCTGTCTCTGGTCGGATTCGGCTTCTATTTCGGCGTTCAGGCTGCCCGGTTGCTCTTCTTCCATTAG
- a CDS encoding CBO0543 family protein produces the protein MLINVIIGWIIPWCIASYFLRQDSSIILLIAPIASVIACVFDEVGYHMKWWSITPAGSGILSFLPYNLGIFPVVSCLLIYTVRRSSLNSLLLLLLFTFCKTMFEFCLVLSGKVSYAYGWNLGWTFVSYLLACSLCYGWYLIVKGRSLFN, from the coding sequence TTGCTTATTAACGTAATCATCGGATGGATTATTCCTTGGTGTATAGCCAGTTATTTTCTCAGACAAGACAGCTCAATTATCCTGCTCATCGCACCTATTGCAAGTGTAATCGCTTGTGTGTTCGATGAGGTCGGATACCATATGAAGTGGTGGAGCATTACCCCGGCCGGCTCGGGGATTCTATCCTTTCTTCCCTATAATCTGGGGATATTTCCGGTGGTCTCCTGTCTGCTTATCTATACGGTAAGGAGGTCTTCCCTGAATTCGCTGCTGCTTCTCCTGCTCTTTACATTCTGCAAAACTATGTTTGAGTTCTGCCTGGTGTTAAGCGGGAAAGTAAGCTATGCTTACGGCTGGAATCTGGGCTGGACGTTTGTATCTTATTTACTGGCCTGTTCGTTATGCTACGGCTGGTATCTGATCGTTAAGGGCAGGTCCCTCTTCAACTAA